One Maribacter cobaltidurans genomic window carries:
- a CDS encoding ThuA domain-containing protein — MKYYLYLACLLIPVFWIYSQDLEPFELTDEWTHSIISKLPEDYPRLETKKNILIFSLFTGFDHWTVPHTEAVIKGIAEKSGNFNITTSNDIEMFNERNILKFDAIVLNNNCSQRDNRNIFFDVFREDKGLTTEEAWAKAKQYEQRLLNYVHNGNGLIVLHGGITMLNKSKQFGKMVGGSFDYHPKQQIIQVKLADKEHTLLKGFKGEGFRHIDEPYFFDNAYFDYNFKPLLYMEADKIEGKNMEVEDNIKYLAWIKKYGNGRVFYASPSHNPQSYENPEVLSFLLNGILYATGDLTCDDSPIKS; from the coding sequence ATGAAATATTATCTATATTTAGCCTGCCTATTGATTCCCGTTTTCTGGATATATTCTCAAGATTTAGAACCATTTGAACTAACAGATGAATGGACTCATTCTATAATCTCGAAATTACCTGAGGATTATCCCCGATTGGAAACCAAAAAAAATATCCTGATTTTTTCCCTTTTTACAGGTTTTGATCATTGGACTGTTCCACACACCGAAGCCGTAATCAAAGGCATAGCTGAAAAAAGCGGAAATTTCAATATTACCACCTCCAATGATATTGAAATGTTTAATGAAAGGAATATACTGAAGTTTGACGCTATAGTTTTAAATAATAATTGCTCACAAAGAGATAATAGAAATATTTTCTTCGATGTTTTTAGAGAGGATAAAGGCCTAACTACCGAAGAAGCTTGGGCCAAAGCCAAACAATATGAACAGCGGCTTTTGAACTATGTACATAATGGAAATGGCTTGATTGTTCTCCATGGAGGGATTACCATGCTTAACAAGTCAAAACAATTCGGTAAAATGGTTGGTGGAAGCTTTGATTACCATCCAAAACAGCAAATCATCCAGGTAAAACTTGCAGATAAAGAACATACCCTTTTAAAAGGTTTCAAAGGTGAAGGCTTCAGGCATATCGATGAACCCTATTTCTTCGATAACGCTTATTTTGATTACAATTTTAAGCCTTTGTTATATATGGAAGCGGATAAAATTGAAGGAAAAAATATGGAGGTAGAAGACAATATTAAATACTTGGCATGGATAAAAAAATATGGTAATGGCAGAGTTTTTTACGCTTCACCTTCACATAATCCCCAGAGTTATGAAAATCCAGAAGTATTATCTTTCTTGTTAAATGGAATTTTATATGCAACAGGTGATTTGACTTGTGATGATAGTCCTATAAAATCATAA
- the trhA gene encoding PAQR family membrane homeostasis protein TrhA — protein MIPAMEKFTLPKEEIYNSVSHLAGTLFSIIGFIVLLNINTHKTKYSTISIVIYSITLISMFLVSSFYHIARNERLKMKLRILDHINIYYLIAGTYTPVALITLVDGNGFIIFCTVWIIATIGTVLKIFYTGKYEIISLLLYLGMGWLIVLDFQNLLDNTTELGTILLFLGGMFYTIGIIFYAIHRIPFNHFIWHLFVLAGAVCHWFFIYLDVV, from the coding sequence TTGATTCCAGCAATGGAAAAATTTACTTTACCTAAGGAAGAAATCTATAATTCAGTTTCACACTTGGCTGGAACACTTTTCTCAATTATAGGCTTCATCGTGCTTTTAAATATAAACACCCATAAAACCAAATACTCTACAATAAGCATTGTTATATATAGCATAACCTTAATTTCAATGTTTTTGGTATCTAGCTTCTATCATATTGCCAGAAATGAAAGACTAAAAATGAAGCTAAGGATTTTAGATCATATCAATATTTATTATTTGATTGCCGGTACTTATACGCCAGTGGCGTTGATTACATTAGTTGATGGAAATGGGTTTATAATTTTTTGCACCGTTTGGATTATAGCAACTATTGGTACAGTATTAAAAATATTTTATACAGGGAAATATGAAATTATATCGTTACTTCTGTATTTGGGCATGGGGTGGTTGATTGTTTTGGATTTTCAAAACTTATTGGATAATACTACAGAACTTGGTACGATTCTCTTATTTCTTGGAGGGATGTTCTATACTATTGGTATAATTTTTTACGCCATACATAGAATTCCTTTTAATCATTTTATATGGCATTTATTTGTTTTGGCTGGTGCTGTTTGCCATTGGTTTTTTATTTATTTGGACGTTGTCTAA
- the thrS gene encoding threonine--tRNA ligase: protein MIEITLPDGSIKEFEKGITPVDVAKSISEGLARNVISAKFNDTIVESTTPLTENGSLILYTWNDKEGKKAFWHSTSHIVAQALEELYPGVKLTIGPAIDNGFYYDVDLPDGTISEKDFAKIEQKALEIARGKHDYKMREVSKSDALQFYKNQGNEYKVELIENLEDGTITFCDHDTFTDLCRGGHIPNTGIVKAIKILSVAGAYWRGDENKPQLTRVYGISFPKQKELTEYLALLEEAKKRDHRKLGKELELFTFSQKVGQGLPLWLPKGAALRERLEQFLKKAQKKAGYEMVVTPHIGQKELYVTSGHYAKYGEDSFQPIHTPKEDEEFLLKPMNCPHHCEIYNTRPFSYKELPKRYAEFGTVYRYEQSGELHGLTRVRGFTQDDAHIFCTPDQLDQEFKDVIDLSLYVLGSLGFEDFTAQVSVRDLDTPEKYIGSVENWEKAEQAIINAAKEKGLDFVIESGEAAFYGPKLDFMVKDALGRQWQLGTIQVDYNLPERFELTYKGSDNELHRPVMIHRAPFGSMERFIALLLEHTGGNFPLWLIPDQAIVLPVSEKHEKYAEKVLKSLENNEIRALVDNRNETVGKKIREAEMNKIPFMLIVGENDESSNTISVRRHGGEDLGAITIEEFSDLVSTEINSTLKSFKD, encoded by the coding sequence ATGATAGAGATAACCTTACCGGACGGCTCAATTAAAGAATTTGAGAAAGGCATCACGCCCGTCGATGTAGCCAAAAGCATAAGTGAAGGGCTTGCCAGAAATGTTATTTCTGCCAAGTTCAATGACACTATTGTTGAGAGCACCACACCGTTGACCGAAAACGGATCTCTTATCCTTTACACATGGAATGACAAAGAAGGTAAAAAAGCCTTTTGGCATTCCACCTCACATATTGTAGCACAAGCGTTGGAAGAGCTTTATCCTGGGGTAAAACTAACCATAGGCCCGGCTATCGATAATGGGTTCTATTATGATGTTGATTTGCCAGATGGCACTATTTCTGAAAAAGACTTTGCTAAAATCGAACAAAAGGCATTAGAAATTGCCAGAGGCAAACATGATTATAAAATGCGGGAGGTGTCAAAATCCGATGCATTGCAGTTTTACAAAAATCAAGGGAACGAATATAAGGTTGAGCTCATTGAGAACTTAGAAGACGGCACTATCACCTTTTGTGACCATGACACTTTCACAGATCTATGTCGTGGAGGGCACATCCCGAATACGGGAATAGTCAAGGCCATTAAAATATTAAGTGTTGCGGGAGCTTATTGGAGGGGAGACGAAAACAAACCCCAACTTACAAGAGTTTATGGAATATCCTTTCCCAAGCAAAAGGAACTAACTGAATATCTTGCCCTTTTAGAAGAGGCCAAGAAGAGAGACCACAGAAAACTGGGAAAAGAATTGGAACTTTTTACATTTTCCCAAAAAGTAGGACAGGGATTGCCACTGTGGTTACCAAAAGGTGCGGCACTGAGGGAACGATTGGAGCAATTTTTGAAAAAGGCTCAAAAGAAAGCAGGTTATGAAATGGTAGTAACCCCACATATTGGCCAAAAAGAACTTTATGTAACTTCTGGCCATTATGCAAAATATGGTGAGGATAGCTTTCAACCCATACATACGCCCAAAGAGGACGAAGAGTTTCTTTTAAAACCTATGAACTGCCCCCATCATTGTGAAATTTATAATACTAGACCTTTTAGTTATAAAGAATTACCTAAGAGGTATGCAGAATTCGGAACAGTATATAGATACGAACAAAGTGGTGAGCTCCATGGTCTTACTAGGGTTAGGGGATTTACTCAAGATGATGCACACATTTTCTGTACTCCAGATCAATTGGACCAAGAGTTTAAGGATGTTATTGACCTATCCTTATATGTTTTAGGCTCTTTAGGCTTTGAGGATTTTACAGCCCAAGTATCCGTTCGGGATTTGGATACTCCTGAAAAATATATAGGTTCCGTAGAAAATTGGGAAAAAGCAGAGCAAGCCATAATCAATGCGGCTAAAGAAAAGGGGTTGGATTTCGTCATAGAAAGTGGTGAAGCAGCGTTTTATGGTCCAAAATTGGATTTTATGGTCAAAGATGCCTTGGGAAGACAATGGCAATTGGGCACGATTCAGGTCGATTACAATTTACCGGAACGATTTGAGCTTACTTATAAAGGAAGCGACAACGAGTTACATAGACCAGTAATGATTCACAGAGCTCCATTCGGGAGTATGGAGCGTTTTATCGCGCTTTTACTGGAACATACTGGTGGTAATTTCCCTTTATGGCTAATTCCAGATCAGGCCATTGTATTACCTGTTAGTGAGAAACATGAAAAATATGCCGAAAAAGTTTTAAAATCGCTAGAAAATAACGAAATTCGCGCCCTTGTTGACAACAGAAACGAAACTGTTGGCAAAAAAATACGTGAGGCGGAAATGAATAAAATTCCATTTATGCTGATCGTAGGGGAAAATGATGAAAGCTCCAATACCATTTCCGTAAGAAGGCACGGAGGTGAAGATTTAGGGGCAATCACCATAGAAGAGTTTTCAGACTTGGTATCTACAGAAATAAATAGTACCTTAAAGTCGTTCAAAGATTAA
- the infC gene encoding translation initiation factor IF-3 translates to MNEKILAPEVRLVGDNVEVGVYPIRKALDLSKELELDLVEISPKADPPVCKIIDYKKFLYEQKKREKAMKAKASKVVVKEIRFGPNTDDHDYEFKKKHAEKFLKDGAKLKAYVFFKGRSIVYKDQGEILLLKLASELEELGKVEQMPRLEGKRMTMFIAPKTKK, encoded by the coding sequence ATTAATGAAAAAATTCTTGCTCCAGAAGTAAGATTAGTTGGTGATAATGTTGAAGTTGGAGTATATCCGATTCGAAAAGCTTTGGATTTATCCAAAGAACTGGAATTGGATTTAGTCGAAATTTCACCTAAGGCGGATCCTCCTGTTTGTAAAATTATAGATTACAAAAAGTTTTTGTACGAACAGAAGAAAAGGGAGAAGGCCATGAAGGCCAAAGCTTCCAAAGTTGTTGTGAAGGAAATTAGATTTGGGCCAAATACGGATGATCACGATTATGAATTTAAAAAGAAACATGCTGAAAAGTTCCTTAAGGATGGGGCTAAATTAAAGGCATACGTTTTCTTTAAGGGAAGGTCCATAGTATACAAAGATCAGGGTGAAATATTGTTGTTAAAATTGGCTTCTGAATTGGAGGAACTTGGAAAGGTGGAACAGATGCCGAGATTGGAAGGTAAAAGAATGACGATGTTCATAGCCCCAAAAACAAAAAAATAA
- the rpmI gene encoding 50S ribosomal protein L35 yields MPKQKTKSSAKKRFKLTGTGKIKRKHAFKSHILTKKSKKRKLALTHDTLVHPHDVNSIKEQLRLK; encoded by the coding sequence ATGCCTAAACAAAAAACAAAATCCAGTGCTAAGAAGCGATTTAAGCTTACAGGTACGGGTAAAATCAAAAGAAAGCACGCTTTTAAGAGCCACATTCTTACGAAGAAGTCTAAAAAGCGTAAGCTTGCTTTAACTCATGATACATTGGTACACCCACATGACGTTAACAGCATTAAGGAACAATTACGTTTAAAGTAA
- the rplT gene encoding 50S ribosomal protein L20, with the protein MPRSVNAVASRARRKKVMKQAKGYFGRRKNVWTVAKNAVEKAMLYAYRDRRNKKRTFRSLWITRINAGARQHGMSYSQFMGKVKANGIELNRKVLADLAMNHPEAFKAIVEQVK; encoded by the coding sequence ATGCCAAGATCAGTAAACGCAGTAGCTTCCAGAGCCAGAAGGAAAAAGGTAATGAAGCAAGCAAAAGGTTACTTCGGAAGACGTAAAAATGTTTGGACAGTAGCCAAAAATGCGGTCGAAAAAGCAATGTTATATGCTTATAGAGATCGTAGAAACAAAAAAAGAACGTTCCGCTCTTTATGGATCACCAGAATTAACGCCGGTGCAAGACAACATGGAATGTCCTATTCTCAATTTATGGGTAAAGTAAAAGCTAATGGTATTGAACTTAACAGAAAAGTTCTTGCCGATTTAGCGATGAATCACCCAGAAGCTTTTAAAGCAATCGTAGAGCAGGTAAAATAA
- a CDS encoding EF-hand domain-containing protein has protein sequence MTTEESILNKIQILITNHFDTPQKAFEFFDEDSDRKLSKKEIVKLLKDAEINGFLRGIVSTKLVEGYDKNGDELIDWEEFKAAIAKIKK, from the coding sequence ATGACTACGGAGGAATCTATTTTAAACAAAATTCAAATCCTGATAACGAATCATTTTGACACACCACAGAAGGCTTTTGAGTTTTTTGATGAGGACAGCGATCGAAAATTGAGTAAAAAGGAAATTGTAAAACTCCTTAAGGATGCTGAAATTAATGGGTTTCTAAGGGGAATAGTTTCTACTAAGCTTGTTGAAGGCTACGATAAAAACGGAGATGAGTTAATAGATTGGGAAGAGTTTAAGGCGGCCATCGCAAAAATTAAGAAATAA
- a CDS encoding secondary thiamine-phosphate synthase enzyme YjbQ, whose protein sequence is MDWFQKEFTLPAFSRGFHLITDVIVNNCPEIRGLEKGICQVFIKHTSASLTINENADPTVRRDFESHMNIMVPENAPYYIHNYEGPDDMPAHIKSSLMGSSVQIPITRGKLNLGIWQGVYLCEHRNHASGRNLVVTLFGN, encoded by the coding sequence ATGGATTGGTTTCAAAAGGAGTTTACACTTCCTGCATTTTCTAGGGGGTTTCATTTAATTACGGATGTAATCGTTAATAATTGTCCCGAAATTCGGGGTTTGGAGAAAGGTATATGTCAGGTCTTTATCAAGCATACATCGGCAAGCCTTACCATTAATGAGAATGCGGATCCTACGGTAAGAAGGGATTTTGAAAGCCATATGAATATTATGGTTCCAGAAAATGCTCCCTATTATATTCACAATTATGAAGGTCCTGATGATATGCCGGCGCACATCAAGTCATCCTTAATGGGATCATCGGTACAGATACCTATTACAAGAGGTAAGCTTAACCTTGGTATTTGGCAGGGAGTTTATCTTTGTGAACACAGAAATCATGCATCTGGCAGAAACTTGGTGGTTACCTTATTTGGTAATTGA